One region of Plasmodium vivax scf_6577 genomic scaffold, whole genome shotgun sequence genomic DNA includes:
- a CDS encoding variable surface protein Vir18, putative (encoded by transcript PVX_010100A) codes for MFGNAYALMKTYKTTECIKNYFALKTEIEQKIDDFNKIRRTNIYTQWDKLNKQIITKDQELKECYDNGYISARLNNEEKIKNFKNKCNSDGTCNNGAFPARKPPVIKPTTQGTCKENKGCKNQAPQRVDVKSQSKLTPVYFNSKSSERKDPHEQGQNQGDAQQSRKESVVLQPQSGSTPSDSFVGTNGKTTQEIVDHHFTSSGMAETQKQQLNASSPSEIRELDSSPGNPSECVFGKDSGLTCTSTGEILDTKGFQTNRNSGKSSDTNKPETQDSAGNVIGVGTGGDKDIIRGAANNLSSIEGTPGSVQSADEDSLSTTTDIGSTGAVDSDPENTGTEEDSSASLASSPSGDEGNSGITEVDISNDVKAPDGESHNVIISHDHRHDSRTICNESTCRETRNNELTDDGGDKSHIFNQIFSTIQANKGNYTPLWRLLTKRKRNKRSHMNEKLQRVLQQPSIASEERSIPFSYSTFEYSS; via the exons ATGTTTGGTAATGCCTATGCTCTTATGAAAACCTACAAAACTACGGAATGcataaagaattattttgcaCTTAAAACAGaaattgaacaaaaaatcgatgatttcaataaaattaggcgtacaaatatatacacacaatgggataaattaaataagcaaataataacaaaagaTCAAGAATTAAAGGAATGTTACGATAATGGTTATATATCAGCTAGATTAAataatgaggaaaaaataaaaaattttaaaaataaatgtaatagtGATGGTACATGTAATAATGGCGCATTTCCTGCTAGAAAACCTCCAGTAATTAAACCTACTACACAAGGAACttgtaaagaaaataagGGTTGTAAAAATCAAGCACCACAAAGAGTAGATGTTAAATCACAATCAAAGTTAACCCcagtatattttaattccAAAAGTTCGGAAAGAAAGGATCCACATGAACAAGGTCAAAATCAAGGTGATGCACAACAATCAAGGAAAGAAAGCGTAGTTTTACAACCTCAATCTGGCTCAACACCTTCTGATAGTTTTGTTGGAACAAATGGTAAAACAACTCAAGAAATAGTTGATCATCATTTTACATCCTCGGGAATGGCAGAAACCCAGAAACAACAGTTAAATGCTTCGTCTCCTTCCGAAATTAGAGAATTGGATAGTTCTCCAGGAAATCCTTCAGAATGTGTGTTTGGAAAAGATTCTGGTTTAACTTGTACTTCAACGGGGGAAATTTTAGATACAAAAGGTTTTCAAACTAATCGCAATAGTGGTAAATCTTCAGACACTAATAAACCTGAAACTCAGGATTCTGCTGGTAATGTCATTGGGGTGGGAACTGGTGGTGATAAGGATATTATTAGAGGAGCAGCTAATAATTTGTCTTCTATTGAAGGTACTCCTGGTTCTGTACAAAGTGCTGATGAAGATTCTCTTTCGACAACTACTGATATAGGAAGCACTGGTGCAGTAGATTCAGATCCTGAAAATACTGGTACTGAAGAAGATAGTAGTGCATCTCTAGCCAGTTCTCCTTCCGGTGATGAAGGCAATAGTGGTATAACTGAAGTTGACATATCCAATGATGTTAAAGCTCCTGATGGCGAAAGCcataatgttataatttCTCATGACCATCGACATGATAGTAGAACTATCTGTAATGAATCTACTTGTAGAGAAACACGAAATAATGAATTAACTGATGATGGTGGTGATAaatcacatatatttaatcAAATTTTCAGTACAATACAAGCCAATAAAGGAAAT tACACTCCTTTGTGGAGGTTACTTActaagaggaaaaggaataaaCGATCGCATATGAACGAAAAGCTACAAAGGGTACTACAACAACCTTCAATAGCAAGTGAAGAAAGAAGCATCCCATTTTCATATAGTACATTTGAATATTCATCATAG